A window of Pseudodesulfovibrio hydrargyri contains these coding sequences:
- a CDS encoding CGGC domain-containing protein, with product MSNPTKIGIVICDRYRRCAGGKCLRALNNREGAFSRYAGRDVQLVGYTTCAGCPGGNVEYLGDEMVRNGVQVIHLATGLLVGYPPCPHIETFKEFLEGRYGIEVVVGTHPIPQNYFDTHTRLGSWDGEKWLTVLAPAMADEAMRKAYD from the coding sequence ATGAGCAATCCAACCAAGATCGGCATCGTCATCTGCGACCGCTACCGGCGCTGCGCCGGGGGCAAGTGTCTGCGCGCGCTGAATAACCGTGAAGGCGCGTTCTCCCGCTACGCGGGCCGGGACGTGCAGCTTGTCGGCTACACCACCTGCGCGGGCTGTCCCGGCGGCAACGTGGAGTATCTGGGCGACGAGATGGTCAGGAACGGGGTCCAGGTCATCCACCTGGCCACCGGCCTGCTGGTGGGCTACCCCCCGTGTCCGCACATCGAGACCTTCAAGGAATTTCTGGAGGGCCGCTACGGGATCGAGGTGGTTGTCGGCACCCATCCCATCCCGCAAAACTACTTCGACACCCATACCCGGTTGGGTTCCTGGGACGGCGAGAAGTGGCTGACCGTCCTGGCCCCGGCCATGGCGGACGAGGCCATGCGCAAGGCGTACGACTAG
- a CDS encoding carbonic anhydrase: MKDIQKFIAGFRNFRKEYFSREDAPFEILLKGQNPTTMVIACSDSRTDPSFIMQCEPGDIFVVRNVANIVPPYESDEGFHGVSSAIEYAVKVLKVEHLIVLGHSLCGGIDALMHDDKVRHTEFLYKWLSVMRPVREEVVDHFGEVNKRSCTACEMAGILRSVRNLMTFPWIKERVGEGKLSLHGWYFEMESGQLLSYMRETETFEPLSMCCPVLKREQEDESE; this comes from the coding sequence ATGAAAGACATACAGAAGTTCATTGCCGGTTTCCGGAATTTCCGTAAAGAGTATTTCAGTCGAGAGGACGCCCCGTTCGAGATCCTGCTCAAGGGGCAGAATCCGACCACCATGGTCATCGCGTGCAGCGATTCGCGGACCGACCCGTCGTTCATCATGCAGTGCGAGCCGGGCGACATCTTCGTGGTCCGCAACGTGGCCAACATCGTCCCGCCGTACGAGAGCGACGAGGGCTTCCACGGCGTGTCCTCGGCCATCGAGTACGCGGTCAAGGTCCTCAAGGTGGAGCATCTCATCGTGCTCGGCCACTCCCTGTGCGGCGGCATCGACGCCTTGATGCACGACGACAAGGTCAGGCATACCGAGTTCCTGTACAAGTGGCTGTCGGTCATGCGCCCGGTGCGCGAAGAGGTAGTGGACCACTTCGGCGAGGTCAACAAGAGGTCCTGCACCGCCTGCGAGATGGCGGGCATCCTGCGCTCGGTGCGCAACCTGATGACCTTCCCCTGGATCAAGGAGCGGGTGGGCGAGGGCAAGCTCAGCCTGCACGGCTGGTATTTCGAGATGGAATCGGGCCAGCTGCTCAGCTACATGCGCGAGACCGAGACCTTCGAACCCCTGAGCATGTGCTGTCCGGTGCTCAAAAGGGAGCAGGAGGACGAGTCGGAGTAG
- a CDS encoding DUF2087 domain-containing protein has product MSKVPMPFYAGDVSALARTLRRKLKDAETVPGHVEMLNLLVKAEGYRNFQHFKAEFDARQAVEPPEARTAEVNLKRVAKVVRLFDKQGYLTRWPKKYSERLLCLWVMWSRITPRTDYNECEISELLEQQHLFEDHALLRRELADHRMVERTSDGSRYRRMETPPPAEAVEVFRQLR; this is encoded by the coding sequence ATGTCCAAAGTTCCCATGCCCTTTTACGCGGGGGATGTCTCCGCACTGGCGCGCACCCTGCGGCGCAAGCTTAAGGATGCCGAGACCGTGCCCGGCCACGTCGAGATGCTCAACCTGCTCGTCAAGGCCGAAGGCTACCGCAACTTCCAGCACTTCAAGGCCGAGTTCGACGCCCGGCAGGCCGTGGAGCCTCCCGAGGCGCGGACCGCCGAGGTCAACCTCAAGCGCGTCGCGAAGGTGGTCCGCCTGTTCGACAAACAGGGCTACCTGACGCGCTGGCCCAAGAAGTATTCCGAGCGGCTGCTCTGCCTGTGGGTCATGTGGTCCCGCATCACGCCGCGCACGGATTACAACGAATGCGAGATCAGCGAGCTGCTCGAACAACAGCACCTGTTCGAGGACCACGCCCTGCTCCGGCGCGAGCTGGCCGACCACCGCATGGTCGAGCGGACCAGCGACGGCAGCCGCTACCGGCGCATGGAAACTCCGCCGCCCGCCGAGGCCGTGGAGGTCTTCCGGCAACTGCGCTGA
- a CDS encoding FAD-binding and (Fe-S)-binding domain-containing protein yields MLIAPYDEIQKELLAFLPKDRVYTDALRTLAYGTDASFYRLIPKIVVDTDSEDEVVRILAVVNAHQVPVTFRAAGTSLSGQAISDSVLVRLGDGWRHYRIFDDAAKIELEPGIIGSQANKYLAPHGKKIGPDPASIDSCKIGGIVANNASGMCCGVAENSYKTLHSMRLVLVDGTPLDTGDPASRNAFAQSHRHILDGLSEMRAKVLADPALAERIHHKFKIKNTTGYSLNAIVDFEDPFEILQHLLVGSEGTLAFISKVVYNTVVEHPHKASALMRFPDVRSACRAATALRGGAVSAAEIMDRASIASVQDKPGMPEGLDKLGPDACALLVEVRAETADELQKKIGSVKEIIKDIEPLEPHKFTDIPAEFGKLWNVRKGLFPAVGAVREAGTTVIIEDVAFPIESLADGALDLQELFRKHGYDKAIIFGHALEGNLHFVFTQDFNAQAEIDRYEAFLNDVTDMVANKYQGSLKAEHGTGRNMAHFVELEWGRDAFALMREIKALFDPKGLLNPGVILNDDPRAHLKDLKPLPVADDMVDRCIECGFCEPVCPSRTLTLTPRQRIVAYREISRQEQAGDAAETKRAFHESYDYDGEATCAADGLCGTRCPVSIDTGKFIKQYRAWGHGRWANAAATFTANTTGMTIHAVSGALRVAGAAQDVLGDRVMDAVAGGLHKGSGKRIPRWNTSMPRAATPARLKTPATGNRVVYFPSCVARHMGPEKHDPDKTAIRDRTLSLLAKAGYEVVYPADMTKLCCGQPWESKGFIKQGDAKLQELECALRAASNGGELPILCDTSPCLYRMKEHIKGLKLYEPVEFAVQFLADKLEFTPVNRKVALHVTCSSRKMGLAEPMEALARRCAREVVVPEEVFCCGFAGDRGFNYPELNQAALKDLRRQLDGCTVGYSTSRTCEVGLSLHGEVPYKNIVFLLDEASWPKQAE; encoded by the coding sequence ATGCTCATCGCCCCATATGACGAGATCCAAAAGGAATTGCTGGCCTTTCTGCCCAAGGACCGGGTCTATACCGACGCCCTGCGCACCCTGGCCTACGGCACGGACGCCAGCTTCTACCGGCTCATCCCCAAGATCGTGGTCGACACGGACAGCGAGGACGAGGTGGTCCGCATTCTGGCCGTGGTCAACGCCCACCAGGTGCCCGTGACCTTCCGCGCGGCCGGGACCAGCCTGTCCGGCCAGGCCATCAGCGACTCGGTGCTGGTCCGTCTGGGCGACGGCTGGCGGCACTACCGCATCTTCGATGACGCGGCCAAGATCGAGCTGGAGCCGGGCATCATCGGCAGCCAGGCCAACAAGTACCTGGCCCCGCACGGCAAGAAGATCGGCCCGGACCCGGCGTCCATCGATTCCTGCAAGATCGGCGGCATCGTGGCCAACAACGCCTCGGGCATGTGTTGCGGCGTGGCCGAGAACTCCTACAAGACCCTGCACTCCATGCGGTTGGTCCTGGTGGACGGCACCCCGCTCGACACCGGCGATCCCGCCAGCCGCAACGCCTTTGCCCAGAGCCATAGGCATATTCTGGACGGCCTGTCCGAAATGCGCGCCAAGGTCCTGGCCGATCCGGCCCTGGCCGAGCGCATCCACCACAAGTTCAAGATCAAGAACACCACCGGCTACAGCCTGAACGCCATCGTGGATTTCGAGGACCCGTTCGAGATCCTGCAGCACCTTCTGGTGGGCAGCGAGGGGACCCTCGCGTTCATCTCCAAGGTCGTCTACAACACCGTGGTCGAACACCCGCACAAGGCCTCGGCCCTGATGCGCTTCCCGGACGTGCGCTCGGCCTGCCGGGCCGCCACCGCCCTGCGCGGCGGGGCCGTGTCCGCCGCCGAGATCATGGACCGCGCGTCCATCGCCTCGGTCCAGGACAAGCCGGGCATGCCCGAAGGGCTCGACAAACTCGGCCCGGACGCCTGCGCCCTGCTGGTCGAGGTCCGCGCCGAAACCGCCGACGAGTTGCAGAAGAAGATCGGGAGCGTCAAGGAGATCATCAAGGACATCGAGCCGCTCGAACCGCACAAGTTCACGGACATCCCCGCCGAGTTCGGCAAGCTGTGGAACGTGCGCAAGGGCCTTTTCCCGGCCGTGGGCGCGGTGCGCGAGGCGGGCACCACGGTCATCATCGAGGACGTGGCCTTCCCCATCGAGTCCCTGGCCGACGGCGCCCTGGACCTCCAGGAGCTCTTCCGCAAGCACGGCTACGACAAGGCGATCATCTTCGGCCATGCGCTCGAGGGCAACCTGCACTTCGTCTTCACCCAGGATTTCAATGCCCAGGCCGAGATCGACCGTTACGAGGCGTTCCTGAACGACGTCACAGACATGGTCGCCAACAAGTACCAGGGCTCGCTCAAGGCCGAGCACGGAACCGGCCGGAACATGGCCCATTTCGTGGAACTGGAGTGGGGCCGCGACGCCTTCGCCCTGATGCGCGAGATCAAGGCGCTCTTCGATCCCAAGGGGTTGCTCAACCCCGGCGTCATCCTCAACGACGACCCCCGCGCCCATCTCAAGGACCTGAAGCCCCTGCCCGTGGCCGACGACATGGTCGACCGCTGCATCGAGTGCGGCTTCTGCGAGCCGGTCTGCCCGTCGCGCACCCTGACCCTGACCCCGCGCCAGCGCATCGTCGCCTACCGCGAAATCTCCCGCCAGGAACAGGCGGGCGACGCGGCCGAAACCAAGCGGGCCTTCCACGAAAGCTACGACTACGACGGCGAGGCCACCTGCGCCGCAGACGGCCTGTGCGGCACCCGCTGTCCCGTGTCCATCGACACCGGCAAGTTCATCAAGCAGTACCGCGCCTGGGGACACGGCCGCTGGGCCAATGCCGCGGCCACCTTCACCGCCAACACCACGGGCATGACCATTCACGCCGTGTCCGGCGCGCTGCGCGTGGCCGGAGCCGCCCAGGACGTGCTCGGCGACCGCGTCATGGACGCCGTGGCCGGAGGCCTGCACAAGGGCTCGGGCAAGCGCATCCCCCGCTGGAACACCTCCATGCCCCGCGCGGCCACGCCCGCGCGCCTCAAGACCCCGGCCACCGGCAACCGCGTGGTCTACTTCCCCAGTTGCGTGGCCCGGCACATGGGCCCGGAAAAGCACGACCCGGACAAGACCGCCATCCGCGACCGCACCCTGAGCCTGCTGGCCAAGGCGGGCTACGAAGTGGTCTACCCGGCCGACATGACCAAGCTGTGCTGCGGCCAGCCCTGGGAATCCAAGGGGTTCATCAAACAGGGCGACGCCAAGCTCCAGGAACTCGAATGCGCCCTGCGCGCGGCCAGCAACGGCGGCGAGCTGCCCATCCTGTGCGACACCAGCCCGTGCCTGTACCGCATGAAGGAGCACATCAAGGGCCTCAAGCTCTATGAACCCGTGGAGTTCGCCGTCCAGTTCCTGGCCGACAAGCTGGAATTCACCCCGGTCAACCGCAAGGTCGCCCTGCACGTCACCTGCTCCTCGCGCAAGATGGGGTTGGCCGAGCCCATGGAGGCCCTGGCCCGTAGGTGCGCCCGTGAAGTGGTCGTGCCCGAGGAGGTCTTCTGCTGCGGCTTCGCCGGGGACCGGGGCTTCAATTACCCCGAGCTGAACCAGGCCGCGCTCAAGGACCTGCGCAGGCAGCTCGACGGCTGCACCGTCGGCTACTCGACTTCCCGGACCTGCGAGGTCGGCCTGTCCCTGCACGGCGAGGTGCCGTACAAGAACATCGTCTTCCTGCTCGACGAGGCCAGCTGGCCGAAGCAGGCGGAGTAG
- a CDS encoding YceI family protein yields MTQTKFLRVLYAPAALLLILALAATANAQTWKVDPDHSAAHFSIRHMMIAQVRGMFPAVTGTIDFDQDKPTAFDITIDVNSIDTGVEARDAHLKSGDFFAAESHPTMTFKSTRVLPADNGFSVAGILTIKGTPREVQLNLTGLNDPRVDPWGNTRRGATALFSIDRRDYGVDWNAPLDGGGFMVGNTVNIAVDLEAIQPK; encoded by the coding sequence ATGACACAGACAAAATTCCTGCGCGTACTGTACGCGCCCGCGGCCCTGCTGCTCATCCTGGCCCTGGCCGCCACCGCCAACGCCCAAACCTGGAAGGTCGACCCGGACCACTCCGCCGCCCACTTCTCCATCCGGCACATGATGATCGCCCAGGTACGCGGCATGTTCCCGGCCGTGACCGGCACCATCGACTTCGACCAGGACAAGCCCACCGCCTTCGACATCACCATCGACGTGAACAGCATCGACACCGGGGTCGAGGCGCGTGACGCCCACCTCAAGAGCGGCGACTTCTTCGCGGCCGAAAGCCACCCGACCATGACCTTCAAGAGCACCCGGGTCCTGCCGGCCGATAACGGCTTCTCCGTGGCCGGCATCCTGACCATCAAGGGCACCCCGCGCGAAGTGCAGCTGAACCTCACCGGCCTCAACGACCCGCGCGTGGACCCCTGGGGCAATACCCGCCGGGGAGCCACCGCCCTGTTCTCCATCGACCGCCGCGACTACGGCGTGGACTGGAACGCCCCCCTGGACGGCGGCGGCTTCATGGTCGGCAATACGGTCAACATAGCCGTGGACCTCGAAGCCATCCAACCCAAGTAG
- a CDS encoding lipopolysaccharide assembly protein LapA domain-containing protein has product MENTPSPMDQNQPESGLTTWQKIRLGAFAALVALLIVFLLQNTEQTQVAFLWFTFATSRILLLLGTLAVGAILGALLTYRLCAKNRKSQPKPPPFS; this is encoded by the coding sequence ATGGAAAACACCCCGTCCCCCATGGACCAAAACCAGCCCGAATCCGGGCTGACCACCTGGCAAAAAATCCGCCTCGGCGCGTTCGCCGCTCTGGTCGCCCTGTTGATCGTCTTCCTGCTCCAGAACACCGAACAGACCCAGGTGGCGTTTCTGTGGTTCACCTTCGCCACCTCGCGCATCCTGCTCCTGCTCGGCACCCTGGCCGTGGGCGCCATTCTCGGCGCACTGCTGACCTACCGTCTGTGCGCCAAAAACAGGAAATCGCAGCCCAAGCCGCCGCCGTTCTCCTGA
- the corA gene encoding magnesium/cobalt transporter CorA — MARFLKKYDQTAGKPPGSLIFVGQQKTDEPRLRIIDYDENTLRDEIVPDANSLAPCRASRTTSWLNVDGLHVPEVMERVGAAFAISPLILEDIVNTGHRPKMDESPDMVFITLKMLSINEDRDRILSEQLSCVLTGHCLVTFQEQPGDVFEPVRERIRRQSGRLRQRGPDYLLYALLDCVFENYLKVIEILGDRIEAFDEDLLDGPSPELLEEINVYRREMAFVRRAVRPAREIALKLVKTENELVTDEITPYLRDLEDLAEQIAEAVETYREMLNDHLNSYNMAVANRLNDVMKFLTIFATIFIPLSFLAGVYGMNFEFMPELKMRYGYFLLLGGMACVAVGMLLYFKKRKWI; from the coding sequence ATGGCCCGATTCCTGAAAAAATACGACCAGACAGCGGGCAAACCGCCGGGTTCGCTCATCTTCGTCGGCCAGCAGAAGACCGACGAGCCGCGCCTGCGGATCATCGACTACGACGAGAACACCCTGCGCGACGAAATCGTCCCCGACGCGAACTCGCTCGCCCCCTGCCGGGCCAGCCGGACCACCTCCTGGCTCAACGTGGACGGCCTGCACGTGCCCGAGGTCATGGAGCGCGTGGGCGCGGCCTTCGCCATCTCCCCGCTTATCCTCGAGGACATCGTCAACACCGGCCACCGGCCCAAGATGGACGAATCCCCGGACATGGTCTTCATCACCCTGAAGATGCTCTCCATCAACGAGGACCGTGACCGCATCCTGTCCGAGCAGCTCTCCTGCGTGCTCACCGGGCACTGCCTGGTGACCTTCCAGGAACAGCCCGGCGACGTGTTCGAGCCCGTGCGCGAACGCATCCGCCGCCAGTCCGGCAGGCTGCGCCAGCGCGGCCCGGACTACCTGCTCTACGCCCTGCTCGACTGCGTGTTCGAAAACTACCTCAAGGTCATCGAAATTCTGGGCGACCGCATCGAGGCCTTTGACGAGGACCTCCTGGACGGCCCCTCACCGGAGCTGCTCGAGGAGATCAACGTCTACCGCCGCGAGATGGCCTTCGTGCGCCGGGCCGTGCGCCCGGCCCGGGAGATCGCCCTCAAGCTGGTCAAGACCGAAAACGAGCTGGTCACCGACGAGATCACCCCGTACCTGCGCGACCTCGAGGACCTGGCCGAACAGATAGCCGAGGCCGTGGAGACCTACCGCGAGATGCTCAACGACCACCTGAACAGCTACAACATGGCCGTGGCCAACCGCCTCAACGACGTCATGAAGTTTTTGACCATCTTCGCCACCATCTTCATCCCCCTGTCCTTCCTGGCCGGGGTCTACGGCATGAACTTCGAGTTCATGCCCGAACTGAAGATGCGCTACGGCTACTTCCTCCTCCTCGGCGGCATGGCCTGCGTGGCCGTCGGCATGCTCCTCTATTTCAAGAAACGGAAATGGATATAA
- a CDS encoding mechanosensitive ion channel family protein codes for MVSTDTAGWLVRVLLALVVGAGAFMLIRLFKGGQARRWRDLRELLSRSMKRRVVLFLTIFASALALSILAAPSQLPSGWSGPAVTAMNTAWVLLAAWAATLVMSALTGLVRWRYDMDVEDNLGAREVQTKVRILNRIIVIMIWFAAAAAVLMQFERFRLLGGTMLASAGVLSIVLGISAQKTFGSIIAGIQIALAHPINLDDVVIVEGEWGRIEEITFTYVVVRLWDMRRLVVPITYFTETVFQNWTKKSAEIIGSVFLHVDYATPLEPLRAELTRLCEGAGGLWNGKTCVLQVTDAGEQSMTLRAIVSAPDASKAWDLRCLVREGLIGYLNEHHPECLPKRRVLLQEAGPGREGEA; via the coding sequence ATGGTTTCCACGGATACGGCGGGCTGGCTCGTCAGGGTCCTCCTGGCGCTGGTGGTCGGGGCGGGGGCGTTCATGCTGATCCGCCTGTTCAAGGGCGGCCAGGCGCGGCGGTGGCGCGACCTGCGCGAGCTGTTGTCGCGGTCCATGAAGCGCCGGGTGGTCCTGTTTCTGACCATCTTCGCCTCGGCCCTGGCCCTGTCCATCCTGGCCGCGCCGTCCCAGCTGCCGTCCGGCTGGTCCGGCCCGGCGGTGACGGCCATGAACACGGCCTGGGTCCTCCTGGCGGCCTGGGCCGCGACCCTGGTCATGTCGGCCCTGACCGGCCTGGTCCGCTGGCGCTACGACATGGACGTGGAGGACAATCTGGGCGCGCGCGAGGTCCAGACCAAGGTGCGCATCCTGAACAGGATCATCGTCATCATGATCTGGTTCGCGGCGGCGGCCGCCGTCCTCATGCAGTTCGAACGCTTCCGCCTGCTGGGCGGGACCATGCTGGCCTCGGCCGGGGTGCTCAGCATCGTGCTCGGCATCTCGGCCCAGAAGACCTTCGGGTCGATCATCGCGGGCATCCAGATCGCCCTGGCCCACCCCATCAACCTGGACGACGTGGTCATCGTCGAGGGCGAGTGGGGGCGTATCGAGGAGATCACCTTCACCTACGTGGTGGTCCGGTTGTGGGACATGCGCCGGTTGGTGGTGCCGATCACCTATTTCACCGAGACCGTGTTCCAGAACTGGACCAAGAAGTCGGCCGAGATCATCGGCTCGGTCTTCCTGCACGTGGACTACGCCACCCCGCTGGAACCGTTGCGCGCCGAACTGACCCGGCTGTGCGAGGGGGCGGGCGGATTGTGGAACGGCAAGACCTGCGTGCTCCAGGTGACCGACGCCGGGGAACAGTCCATGACCCTGCGTGCCATCGTCAGCGCCCCGGACGCGTCCAAGGCATGGGACCTGCGCTGCCTGGTCCGCGAGGGGCTGATCGGGTATCTCAACGAGCACCACCCCGAGTGCCTGCCCAAGCGGCGGGTGCTGTTGCAGGAGGCCGGCCCGGGCCGGGAAGGGGAGGCGTGA
- a CDS encoding PLD nuclease N-terminal domain-containing protein, which translates to MMGFGGLLGLVVLVLDVYALVKIFQSSAGTGSKVLWIVLVLLFPVLGFLFWFLMGPK; encoded by the coding sequence ATGATGGGATTTGGCGGATTGCTCGGACTGGTCGTTCTGGTGCTGGACGTCTATGCGCTGGTCAAGATTTTCCAGAGCTCGGCGGGCACCGGAAGCAAGGTCCTGTGGATCGTGCTGGTGCTGCTCTTCCCGGTGCTCGGCTTCCTGTTCTGGTTCCTGATGGGACCCAAGTGA
- a CDS encoding succinylglutamate desuccinylase/aspartoacylase family protein — MTRASVTIGGQKVAPGSRATVLLPVPDTFLRQGSAMPVHVFHGRREGPALFVCAAIHGDELNGVEIIRRLLRLKRLNQLAGTLYAIPIVNIYGFMANTRYLPDRRDLNRFFPGKEGGSLASELASVFFENVVRKCGYGIDLHTGSNHRRNLPHIRGDMEDPAVLSMAEAFGAPLALDLSGMEGSLRAAAKDSGVRVLLFEAGEPLRFDEFSIRAGLRGITSVLESLGMLPAGKRKRRQVPLQIATDRAWCRAPASGLFRAVAKLGQHVGQGEVLGTIHDPFGGRSTDLVAPRDGVIIGDQSLASVYKGDAVMHIARFDAPRQAQASVDEYSEMVMDARMAR, encoded by the coding sequence ATGACCAGAGCGTCCGTCACCATCGGCGGCCAAAAAGTGGCCCCGGGCAGCCGCGCCACGGTGCTCCTGCCCGTGCCCGACACCTTCCTGCGCCAGGGCTCGGCCATGCCGGTCCACGTCTTTCACGGCAGGCGCGAGGGCCCGGCCCTGTTCGTCTGCGCGGCCATTCACGGCGACGAGCTCAACGGCGTGGAGATCATCCGGCGGCTGCTGCGCCTGAAGAGGCTGAACCAGCTGGCCGGGACCCTCTACGCCATCCCCATCGTGAACATCTACGGGTTCATGGCCAACACCCGTTACCTGCCGGACCGCCGCGACCTGAACCGGTTCTTCCCCGGCAAGGAGGGCGGATCCCTGGCCTCGGAGCTGGCCTCGGTCTTCTTCGAGAACGTGGTCAGAAAATGCGGCTACGGCATCGACCTGCACACCGGCTCCAACCACCGCCGGAACCTGCCGCACATCCGGGGCGACATGGAGGACCCGGCGGTCCTGTCCATGGCCGAGGCCTTCGGCGCGCCGCTCGCCCTGGACCTGTCCGGCATGGAGGGTTCCCTGCGCGCGGCGGCCAAGGACAGCGGCGTGCGCGTCCTGCTCTTCGAGGCGGGCGAGCCCCTGCGCTTCGACGAATTCTCCATCCGCGCCGGGCTGCGCGGCATCACCTCGGTGCTGGAATCGCTGGGCATGCTCCCGGCCGGGAAGCGCAAGCGCCGCCAGGTCCCGCTGCAGATCGCCACGGACCGGGCCTGGTGCCGGGCCCCGGCCAGCGGGCTGTTCCGGGCCGTGGCCAAGCTCGGCCAGCACGTCGGGCAGGGCGAGGTCCTGGGGACCATCCACGACCCCTTCGGCGGCAGGTCCACGGACCTGGTCGCGCCCCGGGACGGGGTGATCATCGGCGACCAGTCCCTGGCCTCGGTCTACAAGGGCGACGCGGTCATGCACATCGCCCGGTTCGACGCGCCGCGCCAGGCCCAGGCCTCGGTGGACGAGTATTCGGAAATGGTCATGGACGCCAGGATGGCGCGCTGA
- the rimK gene encoding 30S ribosomal protein S6--L-glutamate ligase translates to MKIVILSRKASLYSTTALVDAGKARGHQVEVINPLRCYMNITSHSPSIHYKGERVEAVDAVIPRIGASITFFGCAVVRQFEMMGVYSLNESIAITRSRDKLRSLQLLSRKGIGLPVTGFASSTQFTGDLIDVVGGAPLVVKLLEGTQGIGVVLAETRHAAESVIQAFQGLNANILVQEYIKESRGTDIRCLVVGGKVVAAMRRTAGKGEFRSNIHRGGSAEPIKITPEERSTAVRAARIMGLNVCGVDLLRSNHGPVVMEVNSSPGLEGIEKATGIDIADKIIEFIEKNAKPGKTKTRGKG, encoded by the coding sequence ATGAAAATCGTCATCCTCTCGCGCAAGGCCAGCCTGTATTCCACCACGGCCCTGGTCGACGCAGGCAAGGCGCGCGGCCACCAGGTGGAGGTCATCAACCCTCTGCGCTGCTACATGAACATCACCTCCCACAGCCCGTCCATCCACTACAAGGGCGAGCGGGTGGAGGCCGTGGACGCGGTCATCCCGCGCATCGGCGCGTCCATCACCTTCTTCGGCTGCGCCGTGGTGCGCCAGTTCGAGATGATGGGCGTGTACAGCCTGAACGAGTCCATCGCCATCACCCGCTCCCGCGACAAGCTGCGCAGCCTGCAGCTGCTCTCGCGCAAGGGCATCGGCCTGCCGGTGACCGGCTTCGCCAGTTCCACCCAGTTCACCGGCGACCTCATCGACGTGGTCGGCGGCGCGCCCCTGGTGGTCAAGCTGCTCGAGGGCACCCAGGGCATCGGCGTGGTCCTGGCCGAGACCCGGCACGCGGCCGAAAGCGTCATCCAGGCCTTCCAGGGCTTGAACGCCAACATCCTGGTCCAGGAATACATCAAGGAGTCGCGCGGCACGGACATCCGCTGCCTGGTGGTCGGCGGCAAGGTGGTCGCGGCCATGCGGCGCACGGCGGGCAAGGGCGAGTTCCGCTCCAACATCCATCGCGGGGGCAGCGCCGAGCCGATCAAGATCACCCCGGAGGAGCGCTCCACCGCGGTCCGGGCCGCCCGGATCATGGGGCTGAACGTCTGCGGCGTGGACCTGCTGCGGTCCAACCACGGCCCGGTGGTCATGGAGGTCAACTCCTCCCCCGGCCTGGAAGGTATCGAAAAGGCCACGGGCATCGACATCGCGGACAAGATCATCGAATTCATCGAGAAGAACGCCAAGCCCGGCAAGACCAAGACGCGCGGCAAGGGCTAG
- a CDS encoding ATP-dependent zinc protease family protein — protein MKKPREPKMIIGWREWAGLPDLNVPAIKVKVDTGARTSALHAFNVEPFERDGVRYVSFNVHPLQGDDNLVIPCTAPLLDRRKVTNSGGQSQNRHVIATTLLLAGRAWPIELTLTNRDEMKFRMLLGRNAMSGRLVVDPSLSMQAGNAPGKRAYANRNKGKLPI, from the coding sequence ATGAAGAAACCCAGAGAACCGAAAATGATCATCGGCTGGCGGGAGTGGGCCGGACTGCCGGACCTGAACGTGCCCGCCATCAAGGTCAAGGTGGACACCGGCGCCCGGACCTCGGCCCTGCACGCCTTTAACGTCGAACCCTTCGAGCGCGACGGCGTCCGCTACGTGTCCTTCAACGTCCACCCCCTGCAGGGCGACGATAATCTGGTCATCCCGTGCACGGCCCCCCTGCTGGACCGCAGAAAAGTCACCAATTCGGGTGGACAAAGCCAGAACCGCCATGTCATAGCCACCACCCTGCTTCTGGCCGGACGGGCCTGGCCCATCGAACTGACCCTGACCAACCGGGACGAGATGAAGTTCCGCATGCTCCTCGGACGCAACGCCATGTCCGGGCGGCTGGTCGTGGACCCGTCCTTATCGATGCAGGCCGGAAACGCTCCCGGCAAGCGGGCGTATGCAAATCGGAACAAAGGAAAACTGCCCATATGA